The following nucleotide sequence is from Pseudofrancisella aestuarii.
TTTTCTATTTTTATCTCTAATAAGATCTCACTATTATCCTCTAGGGTGACTCTTTTATAATGGTATGTGGTGCCAACATCTGTCGATACATAGTCACTACCATTAAATATTGGACCCTTATGTGATGTCATGAAAGTAGAGCAACTTGATAGGGTGATTGTAATAATTAAGATCAATAATTTTTTCATATGATTTTATTAAAACTCCAGATCTAATATTTTTATTAATAAGTTTCAATATGCTTTCTAGAGATAGTATAATTATTATTAATTTTTTAAAAGCTCTTAGTTAAATAAATAGGAATTAGGAAATGATAAAGAGATATGATGTAGCAGAGATTTCAAAGATTTGGGATGATGAAAATAAATATCGCAAGATGCTTGAAGTTGAGTTAGCTATTTTAGAAGCGTTAGAAGATAAAATGGTACCAAAAGGTACAGCTGCTAAAATTCGTGAAAAAGCTGAAGTTAGACCAGAAAGAGTAGATGAGATTGAGAAAGTTACAAAGCATGATATTATCGCGTTTTGTACATCTATAGCAGAGCAATTTACTGCTGAAACTGGGAAGTTCTTTCACTTTGGTGTTACATCATCAGATATTATAGATTCAGCTCTTAGTTTACAGATTCGTGAATCTTTGGAGCATGTGGTTGAAGACTTAGAAGCTCTTTGTGATTCATTATTAGCAAAAGCAGAGCAGACTAAGAGAATTATCACAATGGGTAGAAGTCATGGTATGTTTGCTGAGCCTATGAGTTTTGGTCAAAAGTTCCTTGGCTCATATGTTGAGTTTAAGCGTAGACTAAAAGATTTAAAAGATTTCCAAAAAGATGGCTTAACAGTGCAGTTCTCTGGAGCAGTTGGTAACTACTGTATCTTAACTACAGAGGATGAAAAGAAAGCAGCAGATATTCTAGGCTTACCTGTTGAGAATGTTTCTACTCAAGTTATCCCAAGAGATAGAATAGCTAAGCTTATCTCTATCCATGGTCTTATTGCATCAGCTATTGAAAGATTAGCTGTGGAAATTAGACACTTACACAGAAGTGATGTTTTTGAAGTTTATGAAGGTTTTTCTAAAGGCCAAAAAGGTTCTTCAACTATGCCACATAAGAAAAACCCAATCTCTACAGAGAACTTAACTGGTATGGCTAGAATGCTTAGGTCACATGTTTCTATCGCGTTAGAAAATTGTGTATTGTGGCATGAAAGAGATATTTCTCACTCTTCAGCAGAACGTTTTTATCTTCCAGATAACTTTGGAATAATGGTTTATGCACTTAGAAGAATGAGAAATACTATTGATAATCTTGTTATCCAAGAGGACATTATTGAAGATAGAGTAAGAAACAATAGCGCTTATCTATCTAGTTTTTATTTACATTTCTTAATTGCGAATACGCCATTTATGCGTGAAGATTGTTATAAAATAGTCCAGCAAGTGGCTTTTGACCTTAAACAAGGTGAATCATTCTCTAAGAAATTAGAGAAAATAATGAAAGATGAGCATGGTACAGATTTAACTGTTCCAGAAATGGATTTTGAAGGTATTAAAAAGACATATCTTAAAGAAATAGATAATGTTTTTGCTCGATCTATCAATAACTAGCTAAAATATATTCCTAAAAGATATTCTGATTGCTATAATTTTCTTAAAATTCATAAAAAAATCGTTATATGAGAATTCTAATTATTAGACTTTCTGCTATAGGTGATATTTTTCACGCATTTACTGTGGCTAGGGATCTAAGAGAGAAATTTCCAAAGGCGACTATAGATTGGCTCGTTGATGAGAAATTTGAAAATATAGTTAAATTATGTACGGATATTGATAATGTTATATCTATTCCCTTTAAAAAGTGGAAAAAAAAGCCATTAAGCTTAATTCAAAACCTTTTAGAATTTAAAAGAAACTTGAAGCAGAAAGGAAATAGGTATGATTTTATTTTAGAGGCTCATGGCCTTTTGAAACCAGCTTTATTTGCCAAGTTTTTATTTAAAGGTGAGATTTATGGGCTTGATAGTAAATCTGCAAATGATGGTTTTTTTGCTTCTGTTTTTTATGATAAGAAATTTAAAGTTTCGAGAGATAATGTAGCTATTGTTAGATTTAGAGAGTTAGCATCAAAGGCTTTTAATACAAATATAAAGAAGCCGTATCAAATATCAATAAGTTCAGAAGTTAAAGATATTGATATAAAGGATTATATTTTATTGCTACATGGCACTTCAAAAGATAGTAAAAAACTAAGTCAAGAAAATTGGCAAGCTATTACAAGGTATATTTTAAAAAATACCAATAAAAATATATTAGTTACATATACAAATGAAGAAGAAAAACAGTTGTGTGATTCCTTGAAGGTGTTTTTAAATGATTCTAGGTTTGTAGTTCTAGATACTTTAGAGTTTAAAGATTTTATAAGTGTTGTTGAAAAAGCGGATTTGGTTTTAGGAGTTGATACTGGTTTTGTACACTTAGCTAATTTATTTAATAAAAGAGTAATAGGGGTTTATAAAGATAGTAATCCAAATTATGGAGGTCTTCTTGAGTCGAAGATTGCTAAAAATTTAGACTACAGATGCAAAGCTGTAAATATTGAAGAAATTAATGAAAATGTTGCTGAGCTTATAAAAGTAAGTGACTAAATTATTTTTAATAATTATTTTGGATATTTTGTAACATGGATAAACAATTAGTAGAACATATAGCGAAACTTTCTAGTTTTAAATTAACTAGTGATGAGCTTGAAAAGTTTACGAAAGATTTGACAAATATATGTGAAATTTTAGATGCGGTTAAAAAAGTTGATACTCAGGGAGTTAAGCCAATGATATCTCCTTTAAGTGTTGATTTTAAATTTAGAGAAGATGTTCCGACAGATCAGGATAATAGAAAGAGTTTTGAAAAATTTGCTTGTGAAATTGTTGATGATTATTTTATGGTTCCACAGGTTATTAAGTAGAGGGTAGCATGTCATATATTAAAAAATTACGAGAAAGGCTAGACTCAGGGAGTGTTACAGCAGTTGGACTGGTAAAAGAATACTTAAGTAAGATTAAGTTAGAAGATAAAAAGTTGAATTCAGTTATCACTCTTTGTGAAAAAGAGGCATTAGCTGAAGCTGAGACTGCTGATAAAATTATATCTGAAGGAAAACAGGGGTTACTTACTGGTATCCCAATATTACATAAAGATTTATTTTGTACAAAAGATATAAAAACAACAAGTGCATCTAGAATTTTAGATGACTTTATATCTCCATATGATTCTACAGTAACTAGAAAATGTAAAGAAGCAGGAATGATAACTCTTGGTAAGCTTAATATGGATGAGTTTGCTATGGGCTCAACTAATGAAAATAGTTATTATGGGGCTGTTAGTAATCCTTGGGATTTAGATAGAGTTCCTGGAGGGTCTTCAGGTGGGCCAGCTGCAGCTGTTGCTGCAGGTTTTGCACCAGTTGCTACAGGTTCTGATACTGGTGGTTCTGTTAGACAGCCGGCAAGTTTTTGTGGTTTAACTGCAATGAAGCCAACATATGGAAGCACTTCCAGATATGGAATGATAGCTTTCTCCTCATCATTTGATCAGGCTGGAATATTTGGGCATTATGCTGAAGATGTGGCTATTATGCTTGATACTATTTCAGGCGACTGTGAGTTTGATTCAACTTGTGTAGGCATTCCGGAGAATCACTTTACAAAAGATATCGATAAATCTATTGCTGGCAAAGTAGTAGGTGTAGATGAGAGTCTAATGAAAGATTTAAACCCTGATTTGGCCGCTCAAATGAAAAAAGCTTTAGAAAATTTAAAAGCTATAGGAGTCACAATTAAGAGTGTTACTATTCCAGACTTAAAAGAAGCACTATCTACTTATTATATTATTACACCAGCAGAGGCGGCAGCAAATTTGGCTCGATTTGATGGGGTTAGATATGGTCATAGAAGTGATAAAGCAACTGATTTAGAAAGTTTATATCAACTATCTAGATCAGAAGGTTTTGGTGCTGAGGTTAAGCGTAGAATTATGATAGGTAATTATGTATTGGCATCAAGCCAGTATGATTCTTATTATAATAAAGCTCAGCAAATTCGTAGAATTATGACAGATCAAATGAATAAGATTTTTGAAGAAGTTGATGCTGTATTTATGCCGGCTTCTCCTAGTGAGGCATTTAGAAAGGGAGATAAGTTAGATCCTGTATCTGCATATCTTTCTGATATATACACTATTCCAGCGAATATTTCTGGTCTTCCAGCAATATCGTTTCCAGTTGGTTTTGTTAATAATTTACCTGTAGGTGCTCAATTAATTGGTAAAGCTTTTAATGATAATGTTTTAACTCAACTAGTTGTACAGTATCAAAAACATAATTCTGTAGAAGAATTTATATTAGAGCAAGCGAGGATTTAGTAATGAAATGGGAGATGGTGATAGGGCTTGAAGTCCATATTCAGTTAAATACTAATTCTAAGTTATTTTCAAGTGCTGCTAATAAATATGGTCAGCATCAAAATACGCAAGCAGCGTTTTTAGATTTAGGATTGCCAGGGACTTTGCCTGTAGTAAATAAAGAAGCAATTCGTAAGGCTGTGATTTTTGGATTAGCAGTAGATGCTACTATTTCAAAAGATAGTTTTTTTGCGCGTAAGAATTATTTTTATCCAGATTTACCTAAAGGTTATCAGATTAGTCAGTCTAATAATCCAATCGTGCAAGAAGGTAAGTTAGAGATTGAAACATCTAAAGGCAACAAGATTATTCGTATAGAAAGAGCGCATTTAGAAGAGGATGCAGGAAAGTCTGTACATGGCTATGTTGGCGATGAGACAGGTCTTGACTATAATAGGGCAGGTACGCCTCTTTTAGAGATAGTAACATATCCAGATTTTAGATCTGCTGAAGAAGTGGTTGTTTATCTTAAGAAATTACACCAATTAGTTAAGCATCTAAATATTTGTGATGGAAATATGCAAGAAGGTTCTTTTAGATGTGATGTTAACCTTTCAATTCGTCCTGAAGGTGAGAAAGAATTTGGAACTCGTGCAGAGTTAAAAAATATAAATTCTTTTAGATTTATTGAATCAGCAATAGCATATGAATTTTCTCGCCAAGTAGCTGTTCTTGAGAAGGGTGGGAAAGTGGTTCAAGAAACTAGATTATATGATGCAGATGCTAATGAAACTAGATCTATGAGAGCAAAAGAAAATGCTTTTGATTATAGATACTTTCCAGATCCAGATTTATTGCCGCTTATTATCACTGAGGAGTATATTCAAGATATTAAGGCTAGTATGCCTCTTAAGCCTGAGCAAAGAGAAACTATATATAGAGAACATTTAGGAGAACAAGAGGTTGATTTCTTGTTATCAAACCTTGAGATTGCTGACTATTATGATCAAGTAGCTAAATCTGTTGGTTACAAAATAGCATATAACTGGATTACAGTAGATCTAATTTCTATACTAAATAGGTTAGAAAAAGAATTTTCTGGAGATATTGTGCCAGCTAATATTCTTGAAGAGATTATTACAAAAACACAAAGCGATGTAATATCGCAGAAAGCGGCTAAACAAGTTATAGGGGCATATATAGAGTCTCCTAAAAATATAGACACTCTTATCGAAGAGCTTGGCTTAAAGCAAGTTTCTGATGAAGGAGCTATCCGTGAGCTTGTACAAGGAATAATTAGAGATAATCCTGAACAAGCGGCAGACTTTAAAGCGGGTAAGGATAAGCTCATGGGGTTCTTTGTTGGTCAAGCAATGAAGGCTAGTAAAGGAAAGGCGAATCCAAAACAAGTAAACCAAATAGTGCAAGAAGAGTTGAGTAAATAAGGGTGGAATGATGAATACAGGTAAAATTTATTTTAGTTTGATGAAATTGAATGTTTTAAGTAGTAATTATGTTGATGACAGTTATAAGATAGCTTGGGAAAATAATATTTATCCATTTTTCCATGATAGCAGATATGAATATCATCAAGAACTATCAAAATATTTTGATAGAGCTGAAGAAAAAACTTTAGATAAGCTTTGTTTGTATTTAGATAATTATTTAGATGATAGAGTAGATTTTTCTAAGTTTGAAGAGGGTGTAGAAAAGATACTCGGTAAAGGTAATGTTTTCCCTGTTTTACATTACTTTTTTCAAGCTGGACAGTACCCTGATTTATTAAGTAACTTAAGAATGAATTTGTCTAATTTAAGTACGCATTTTGTTAATCGCTTTGAGACTAAAGGTTACTGGAAGTAATCGGATATTTAGATAGTGAAAGGATATTTATCTATTTGTAGGCTATTTGTTGCTGCATTAGCTTTGTTTGGGATGGGTATTTCCCTTATTAAATCGATATATCTTGTTGAAAGTTTTGGTTCTCTTTTTCATATATTTGCACAATTTACATATGTGAGCAATTTTATAGTTGCTATGGTGCTTATACTTGTTTCTTTAGGTAAGCTTGAAGATAAATATATTTTAATTCCATTACCATCTATAGTTATTACATATATAGTTTTTTCATTGTTTATATCTAAAGGTTTGGATAGTGAACCACTCTACAACATTATTGAACATTATTTAACGGCATTTTATTTAATGTTTGACTATATATTTTTTGTAAGTGGTAGAACTACTTTTTTAAGATCCTTTATTTTTGCTATATCTATAGTTCTTATATATTTAATATATGTTTTTATTTACGGCTTTATAGTTGGCTATTATCCATATCATTTTTTTGACTTAAATAAAGAAACGATTGAAAATGTGGTGTTGCTGGTCTTATTTATAAATATTGCCGTTATAATTTTATTTACTGCCTTTTTTGTTTTTAAAGTTTTACAGCTAGCTTTGTATGAGAAAATTGGTATAAATCCTTTTTCTAATAAAAAAGAAGCTATAAATTTACAAAAGAATTAATTTATTATTTACTTTGATTATCCTCTTTGACTAGTTAAAATTATATTTAAATTTTTATTACTAAAGCATATTTAATGAGTCAAACGCTGCATGAAGCTTTTTTTGAGCAAGTAAAAAGAACACCAAATAATATTTGTATAATAGATAATGATTTTTCTTTAACATATCAGCAAGTAAAAAATCTAATAACTCGCTTAAGTCATGATTTATATCACCAGGGAGTAAGAGAAGGAGATGTTGTTGGAATATATTGTGATAAGCGTTATGAAATAATAGTAGCTTTTTTAGCAATATCTTTAGTGGGCGGGCGATGCTTGCAGTTAGATAAGGCTTTCCCTATACCATTACTGAGAGATATAGTAGATGAGACTAATGCTAAAATTCTATTATGTGATAGCTATTTTGATGAATTAAAAGGAGTTAAAACTCTAAATATTGTAGATATTTGTAGCCAAGATAAGTTTTTAGCTGAAACTTCTTTAGCAATAAATGTTGACCCAGATAAGCCTGTTTGGATGGTTTATTCATCTGGTACAACAGGTAAGCATAAGGGGCTTTCGATTTCTCATAAAGCTATTTTAGCTTCGTATGAAACAAGATATAGAATTAAAGATTACGATGATAAGTCTAAGGTTGCATGTAATATTTATTATTTGTGGGAAGTCTTTAGGCCTATATTAAGAGGTGGTACTACATATATTGTTAGAGATGAAGTGTTGCATGATTTTTATGAACTAGCAGAATATTTTGTGAAACATAATATAAATGAAAGCTTATTTACACCTTCCTACCTCGAGACACTATTACATACTTCGCCAGATCAGGCTGATATTATTTTAAATCAATTAAAAGTCTGTTGGTTAAATGGAGAGGTGGTCTCAAGTTCCTTATATCATAAGATTTTGCCATACCTTGATACAGTGAAAATATATAATTTATATTCTATTTCAGAATGCCATGATGTAGCAGTATACCAATTATGTAGAGATGATAAACATGTCCAAGAGAAAGAGATAGTTCCTGTAGGTTATCTGCTAGATGATGTGGAAGTTGTTCTATTAAATGAAACGAATGAAATATGTAAGCCTCATGAAAAAGGTGAATTATATGTTCATAGTAGAGGATTGGCTATTGAATATATAAATAGACCAGAATTAAATTATGAGAGGTTTATTGATGCTAGTAGAAGTCCTATAGGTAAAAGATTATATAAGACAGGAGATTATGCTCAGTTAGATGAAAATGGAAAGTTAATTACTGTTTTTGGTAGATGTGACTATATAGTAAAGTTAAGAGGGTACACAATTTCTTTACCTTTTGTTGAAGCGGTTGTAAAAGATAAGTTAAATATAATGCACTGTGTGGTTGAAAAAGAAGGTAGTGGGCTTCTTGATGAACACTTAGTGGCATATATTGAGGTTCCAAAAGATAAGCAAGATGAGTTTTATCATAATTGGGAGTTTTCTAATAGTCATGAAATAAGTCAGAAAATAATAGATTGTATATCTCCTTTTTTGGCTATTTATATGAGACCACAAAGATTTGTGGTTCTAGATAAGATAAATATAAATGCTTACTCTAATAAGCTTGATAGAAGAAGTATCTTATCAGCAGTAAACAGTAAGAAAGTAAATGAAGTAAAGTTTGCGGAGGTGAGTACACTAGATGATTATAGAAATCTATGGAAAACTTTATTGAGTATCGATGAGGACTTGATTAGGGATGAAAGCAGCTTCTTTAAGCTTGGGGGAACATCGTTATCCGCTATGATGCTTATTAATGCTTTAGCTACACAAGGGTTTCATAGAGTTAAAATAGGTGATTTTATTTCTAATAATAGTTTTAAGGATAGTTATAATCTTTTTACTAATGGTGTTGGGAGCACGAGCCAGACTAATGACATAGAAATAGTAAATAAAGATGTTAATGAAGCTTTTAATTACTTAGTAAACACTATTAATAAGAAATCTAAAAAACCACTATGCAAGAATGGGAAAAATTGGTTAATAACCGGAGTGACAGGGTTTTTAGGTAAGCAAATATTAAAAGACCTTATAAAAAATACGGACGATCAAATTACTTGTCTTGTGCGTGCTGAGAATAAGTCTCATTTATTAAAACGTTTTGATGAGATTATAAAGAGTTTAAATGTTTTAGATGAAGATAAGAGTAGAATTAAGTTTATTAAAGGGGATGTGGCTAAAGGGTTCTTGGGCACAACTTCAGAGGATTGGATATATTTGCAAGAAAACGTTACGGGGATTATTAATATAGCCGCAGATGTTAATTTAATTTTGCCATATGAAAAAATTAGGGATAGCTCATTAATAGGAACCAGATCATTGATTGAGTTATCTTTGAGTTGTGAGCCTATTAAGCCCATATTTCATGTTTCTAGTAATGCTGTCTTTGCTGAGAGCGATTCTGCCGAGGTAGATGAAAGTCATGATATTGATAAATTCTTAGTGCAAGGGAAGTCTGGCTATGGTATGGCAAAATGGGCTGCAGAAAAGTTACTTCTTTTATCAAAAGACTTAGGATTAGAGGTGACAATTTTTAGGCCTGGAAATATTAGTGCTTCAGATATTGGAAATATAAATAAAAAAGACACAAACTATCTTATATTGAAATCTATTGTATCAAGTAAATCTATTCCAGAAGGTTTGGCTCTTGAGATGACTCCGATATCTCATTTATCAAAAAATATCATTAAAGCTGTTTTGGACAATAAACTTAACAAAATCTATAACATGACAAATATAAATATTGTTAATGATATTGATCTTATGGAGTTTACAGAATGTCATCTTCTTTCTAGAGATGAATGGATTAATCAGCTTAAAGATATTGAGCTAAAGGCCATAATTGATAATGATGATGAATGTTTATATTCTGTTGCTAATAATTATAAGCAGGCTAACTATGAAGAGCTTATGTCTGTGTGTGGCGTTAGTTACCCGTCAGTTTCTAAAGAAATGCTTGATCCAATGTTAAACTCATAACCCTTTCGAGGAGATAGTAATGCAGAAATTTAAAAATAAACACGTTGTTGTTTTTGGTGCTTCAAGTGGTATGGGTAGGAGTGTCTCTATTAAGTTACTTGAATTAGGTGCAAATATTTCAATTTGTGCTAGACGTAAGGAACACCTTGATGAAATTGTAAGTATCAAAAATGATTGTTGTTTGGGTATATCTACAGATGTTACAAACAAGCTTCAAGTTAAGAAATTTATTTTAGAGGCTATTAAGAAATTTGGACCAATAGATTATTTGATTAATGCAGCTGGGGTTATGTATTATCAAAAAATGACCAATAATGGTTATGATGAATGGCTATCAATGGTTAATATCAATGTTATTGGTCTTTTAAATATTTTACATTCATCATTGGAGTCACTTGTTGAGTCTAAAGGAATGTTGATAAATATCACCTCAGATGCGGGTAGACAAGCTTTTCCTGGGCTGGCCGTTTATTCAGGAACTAAAGCTTTTATGGAGTTTACATTAAGAGGATTGCGCCATGAGCTTGTTGAGAGTGGGGTTCGGGTGGTAAATATTCAGCCTGGTAATGTGGCAACATCATTGCACTCCATGTCTAGTGAAAAAGATGCTGTTACGGATTATAAAAGTGAAAATGATTGTGGATTTCTAGATCCTGAAAATATTGCTGATTCAATAATATATGCAATGAGCCAGCCAGCAAAAGTTGCGGTTAATGAAATATTAATTGAACCTCAGAGTGAGCCAATATAATAAGCCAAGGAAAGGTTATGAAGAGATATCTTTCAATTTTTAGATTACTTATTGCTACTCTAGCTTTGTTCGGGGTGATGGGGTCTATAATTGGTCACGTATATAGACATGAATTCAATTCTGTTTTTGAACTTTTTGCTCAATTTACTTATATTAGTAACTTTGTTGTAGCAATGATTTTAATTTTTGTTGCTTTGGAAAAATTAGAAGATAGACATATTATTATTCCTCTACCTTCTATTGTTTTAACATATATAGTTTTTTCTCTGTTTCTATCAGAGGGAATCCTTAGGGAAGATGTTTATAGTATTATAGAACACTATGTAATAGCCTTTTATCTAATGTTTGATTTTATATTTTTTGTTAATGGAAAAAATACTTTTTTTAGATCTCTTATCTTTGCTGTTTCAATAGTCGTTTTATATTTGATATATGTTTTTTTGTATGGCTATTTAACTAATGGGTACTATCCATATTTCTTTTTTGATCTAAAAACAAAGAGTGTTGAGAGCGTTATGGAAGTAGTCTTTTATATAAATCTAACTTTAGTTGTTTTGTTCATTATTTTCTTTGTACTAAAATTTATACAAATAGCCTTATATGAAAGATTTAATATTAGCTTCTTTTCTCAAAAACACTAAAAGTAAAATTAAATTGGTTTTTATCATCTTTTTTGTACTCTCTATAACCAATTCTTTCATATTTGCTTTTATCCCATTCAGGAAAGAAGGCATCTAAGTCAGTCATTTCTGTATCAACTTCAGTTATGTATAGCCTATCTGCTAAATTTACAAATTGCCTATAAATTTGAGCTCCACCAATTACAAATATTTCATAATGAGGTTTAGATTTCGCAAAATTTAAAACATTTTGAACATCATTTATTACTAAGCAATTATCTCTTTTATATTCTTTGTCACGAGTTAAGATTATATTTTTTCTATTTGGGAGGGGGCGACCAATTGAGTCAAATGTTTTTCTTCCCATAATAATATAGTTATTTTCTGTAATTTTTTTAAAATTCTTTAAATCTTCAGATAGTTTCCATGGTAGAGTGTTTTCTTTACCTATTCCATGATTCTTATCGTAAGCCACTATTAATGAAATCATTGATCATAGAGTTAATTTTTTTAAGTTTAGTTATTTTAACAGGTTGTTTGATATTTAAATAGTTTTGTGGTTTTAAAAAATGTGTGATAAAATCATCGAGCTTATGTTTTAAGCAAAAAAGTAATTGTTTAACTAAAAAATCATACATCTTGTATAACTTTATTCTCAAAGGGTGTCTTTTGATTGTTGAGAGTAAAATGGATGTAGGTTATAACCCAAAATAGAGGATAAAATTATGTCTTTAATGAAAGAAATGTTGTCTGCTGGTGTTCACTTTGGACACAAAAAAGCTTTCTGGAACCCAAAAATGAATGAGTATATCTTTGGTATTAACCATGGTGTGCATATCATAAACCTAGAAAAAACAGTTCCACTTTTCCAAGATGCAGTAAACTTTGTTGGTAAAACTGTAGCTAATGGTGGGAAAGTTCTTTTTGTTGGTACAAAAAGACAAGCTCAAGATATAGTTGAAGCAGAAGCTAAAAGATGTGGTATGCCATTCGTTAGTCATAGATGGTTAGGTGGAATGTTAACTAACTATAAAACTGTTAGACAGTCTATTAAAAGATTGGCCCAATTAGAAAAAATGAAAGAAGATGGTACATTAAATTCTTTAACTAAGAAGGAAATGCTTCAAAACCTTAGAACTATTGAGAAGTTGGAGAAAGTTCTTGGTGGTATTAAAGAGATGGGCGGTATTCCTGATGCTATCGTTGTTATTGATAGTAATAAAGAGCACATTGCTATTCAAGAAGCTAAAAAATTAGGTATTAAAGTGGTCTCTATAGTTGATACTAACTCTAATCCAGAATATATTGATTACATCATCCCAGGAAATGATGATGCAGTTAAGTCTATTTCTTTTTATATGAAAAAATTTGCTGATGCTATTATTGATGCTCAGGGCTTAGATAGAGCTTTAGAAGCTAAAGATGATGAGTCTGCTGAAGTTCAACAAGCACAATAAGAAAAGGAGCTAAAAAACAATGTCAAATATTTCTGCTACTTTAGTAAAGGAACTTAGAGAAAGAACTGGTGCTGGCATGATGGAGTGTAAAAAAGCTCTAGTTGCTGCAAATGGTGATATTGAAAAAGCTGCTGAAGAGATGAGAATTTCTGGTCAAGCTAAGGCTGATAAAAAAGCTTCTCGTATTGCTGCAGAAGGTGTTATTGAGGCGTATGCTGCTGATGGTAGAGCTGTGTTGCTTGAAATCAATTCAGAAACTGATTTCGTAGCAAGGGATGAAAGCTTCAAGGCTTTTGCTGCAAATGCAGTAAAAGCAGCTCATGCGGCTAAAGCTACAACAGTAGAAGCAGTATTAGAAGCTAAAATGTTTAATGGTGAAACTGTAGATGAAGCACGTAAAAACTTAATCGCTAAAATTGGTGAAAATATTCAGGTTAGA
It contains:
- the gatC gene encoding Asp-tRNA(Asn)/Glu-tRNA(Gln) amidotransferase subunit GatC produces the protein MDKQLVEHIAKLSSFKLTSDELEKFTKDLTNICEILDAVKKVDTQGVKPMISPLSVDFKFREDVPTDQDNRKSFEKFACEIVDDYFMVPQVIK
- the purB gene encoding adenylosuccinate lyase; translation: MIKRYDVAEISKIWDDENKYRKMLEVELAILEALEDKMVPKGTAAKIREKAEVRPERVDEIEKVTKHDIIAFCTSIAEQFTAETGKFFHFGVTSSDIIDSALSLQIRESLEHVVEDLEALCDSLLAKAEQTKRIITMGRSHGMFAEPMSFGQKFLGSYVEFKRRLKDLKDFQKDGLTVQFSGAVGNYCILTTEDEKKAADILGLPVENVSTQVIPRDRIAKLISIHGLIASAIERLAVEIRHLHRSDVFEVYEGFSKGQKGSSTMPHKKNPISTENLTGMARMLRSHVSIALENCVLWHERDISHSSAERFYLPDNFGIMVYALRRMRNTIDNLVIQEDIIEDRVRNNSAYLSSFYLHFLIANTPFMREDCYKIVQQVAFDLKQGESFSKKLEKIMKDEHGTDLTVPEMDFEGIKKTYLKEIDNVFARSINN
- the gatB gene encoding Asp-tRNA(Asn)/Glu-tRNA(Gln) amidotransferase subunit GatB codes for the protein MKWEMVIGLEVHIQLNTNSKLFSSAANKYGQHQNTQAAFLDLGLPGTLPVVNKEAIRKAVIFGLAVDATISKDSFFARKNYFYPDLPKGYQISQSNNPIVQEGKLEIETSKGNKIIRIERAHLEEDAGKSVHGYVGDETGLDYNRAGTPLLEIVTYPDFRSAEEVVVYLKKLHQLVKHLNICDGNMQEGSFRCDVNLSIRPEGEKEFGTRAELKNINSFRFIESAIAYEFSRQVAVLEKGGKVVQETRLYDADANETRSMRAKENAFDYRYFPDPDLLPLIITEEYIQDIKASMPLKPEQRETIYREHLGEQEVDFLLSNLEIADYYDQVAKSVGYKIAYNWITVDLISILNRLEKEFSGDIVPANILEEIITKTQSDVISQKAAKQVIGAYIESPKNIDTLIEELGLKQVSDEGAIRELVQGIIRDNPEQAADFKAGKDKLMGFFVGQAMKASKGKANPKQVNQIVQEELSK
- the waaC gene encoding lipopolysaccharide heptosyltransferase I encodes the protein MRILIIRLSAIGDIFHAFTVARDLREKFPKATIDWLVDEKFENIVKLCTDIDNVISIPFKKWKKKPLSLIQNLLEFKRNLKQKGNRYDFILEAHGLLKPALFAKFLFKGEIYGLDSKSANDGFFASVFYDKKFKVSRDNVAIVRFRELASKAFNTNIKKPYQISISSEVKDIDIKDYILLLHGTSKDSKKLSQENWQAITRYILKNTNKNILVTYTNEEEKQLCDSLKVFLNDSRFVVLDTLEFKDFISVVEKADLVLGVDTGFVHLANLFNKRVIGVYKDSNPNYGGLLESKIAKNLDYRCKAVNIEEINENVAELIKVSD
- the gatA gene encoding Asp-tRNA(Asn)/Glu-tRNA(Gln) amidotransferase subunit GatA, with translation MSYIKKLRERLDSGSVTAVGLVKEYLSKIKLEDKKLNSVITLCEKEALAEAETADKIISEGKQGLLTGIPILHKDLFCTKDIKTTSASRILDDFISPYDSTVTRKCKEAGMITLGKLNMDEFAMGSTNENSYYGAVSNPWDLDRVPGGSSGGPAAAVAAGFAPVATGSDTGGSVRQPASFCGLTAMKPTYGSTSRYGMIAFSSSFDQAGIFGHYAEDVAIMLDTISGDCEFDSTCVGIPENHFTKDIDKSIAGKVVGVDESLMKDLNPDLAAQMKKALENLKAIGVTIKSVTIPDLKEALSTYYIITPAEAAANLARFDGVRYGHRSDKATDLESLYQLSRSEGFGAEVKRRIMIGNYVLASSQYDSYYNKAQQIRRIMTDQMNKIFEEVDAVFMPASPSEAFRKGDKLDPVSAYLSDIYTIPANISGLPAISFPVGFVNNLPVGAQLIGKAFNDNVLTQLVVQYQKHNSVEEFILEQARI